A single window of Malus sylvestris chromosome 5, drMalSylv7.2, whole genome shotgun sequence DNA harbors:
- the LOC126623929 gene encoding probable protein phosphatase 2C 63 codes for MLRSCYRPLERCLGLRFGAGGGGDGLWHMDLKPHASGDYSIAVVQANSNLEDQGQVFTSPSATYVGVYDGHGGPEASRFVNSHLFPYLHKFATEQGGLSPDVIKKAFSATEEDFLRLVKRSLPMMPQIASVGSCCLLGAISNDVLYVANLGDSRAVLGRRVSDSKRSPVVAERMSTDHNVGVEEVRKEVEALHPDDSHVVVFTRGVWRIKGIIQVSRSIGDVYLKKPEFNRDPIYQQFANPIPMKRPVMTAEPSIITRKLKPQDMFLIFASDGLWEQLTDDAAVEIVFKNPRAGIAKRLVRAALQEAAKKREMRYNDIKKIEKGIRRHFHDDITVIVVYLDDHKSSSKRKSKNIILGSTSAPVDIFSVSADNPYEQDLHNMIS; via the exons ATGCTGCGCTCGTGCTACAGGCCGCTCGAGCGCTGTCTAGGGTTGCGATTTGGTGCTGGAGGCGGCGGAGATGGGCTTTGGCACATGGACTTGAAGCCCCACGCCTCCGGTGACTACTCGATTGCTGTGGTTCAGGCCAATTCGAATTTGGAGGATCAAGGTCAGGTCTTCACCTCGCCCTCTGCGACGTATGTTGGTGTATATGACGGCCATGGCGGTCCCGAAGCTTCTAGATTCGTCAACAGTCATCTCTTCCCTTATCTACACA AATTTGCGACGGAGCAAGGTGGGTTGTCACCAGATGTGATAAAAAAGGCATTCAGCGCCACCGAGGAGGATTTTTTGCGTTTGGTGAAGCGATCTTTGCCGATGATGCCCCAAATCGCTTCCGTTGGGTCGTGTTGCCTTCTGGGAGCAATATCAAATGATGTTCTgtatgtagccaatctgggggACTCGAGAGCAGTCCTTGGCCGGAGAGTTTCAGATAGTAAGAGGAGTCCAGTGGTGGCAGAACGCATGTCCACTGATCACAATGTGGGAGTTGAGGAGGTCAGGAAGGAGGTCGAAGCACTACATCCCGATGATTCACATGTTGTGGTGTTTACTCGTGGAGTTTGGAGGATAAAAGGCATAATTCAG GTGTCAAGATCTATTGGTGATGTTTATTTAAAGAAGCCTGAGTTTAACAGAGACCCCATATACCAGCAATTTGCGAACCCCATTCCTATGAAACGGCCAGTGATGACAGCAGAGCCCTCAATCATTACAAGGAAACTGAAGCCACAGGATATGTTTTTGATATTTGCCTCAGATGGCCTCTGGGAACAGCTGACTGATGACGCAGCGGTAGAAATTGTTTTCAAAAACCCTAGAGCT GGTATTGCAAAGAGATTAGTTAGAGCCGCTCTTCAAGAAGCTGCAAAAAAGAGGGAGATGAGATACAATGACATAAAGAAAATCGAAAAGGGGATAAGGCGACACTTCCACGATGACATCACTGTTATAGTAGTCTATCTTGATGACCACAAAAGCTCCTCAAAACGTAAATCTAAGAACATCATTCTTGGCTCTACCAGTGCCCCTGTTGATATTTTCTCGGTCAGTGCAGATAATCCGTATGAGCAGGATCTGCACAACATGATCTCGTGA